Proteins co-encoded in one Accipiter gentilis chromosome 5, bAccGen1.1, whole genome shotgun sequence genomic window:
- the LOC126038808 gene encoding activator of 90 kDa heat shock protein ATPase homolog 2-like yields the protein MAKWGQGDPRWIVEERADATNVNNWHWTERDATSWSKDKLKEVLVGLVVEGEAGRCEISDLKHVEGEASCNSRKGKLIFFYEWNLRLGWRGTVKESGEKHKGSVEIPNLSEENEVDDTEINVSKKKGEGDVLKDLMRTEGTTKVREALKDYLKALKTEFTLGMILPTKATVGQELATERKLSGNTMQDSVSPQSLDIVGVKIPTVKIVMREIFNSPAAELYSIFTTKELVQKFSKCSAVIEAEKGGKLQMFDGCVSGEYTELVPSQRIVLKWRCQSWPDEHYATVALNFKDMAAQTELQLECKGVPVSNEDGTRQCWKKQYFEEIRILLQQSKDTME from the exons ATGGccaagtgggggcagggggacccgcgctggatcGTGGAGGAGCGCGCGGACGCCACCAACGTCAACAACTGGCACTG GACGGAGCGGGACGCGACCAGCTGGTCGAAGGACAAGCTGAAggaggtgctggtggggctggtggTGGAGGGCGAGGCCGGGCGCTGCGAGATCAGCGACCTGAAGCACGTGGAAGGCGAAGCGTCCTGCAACAGCCGCAAAGGGAAGCTCATCTTCTTCTACGAGTGGAACCTGCGCCTCGGCTGGAGAG GTACAGTGAAAGAGTCTGGTGAGAAACATAAGGGATCTGTTGAAATTCCTAACCTGTCAGAAGAAAATGAGGTAGATGATACAGAG atCAATGTTagcaaaaagaaaggggaaggtgATGTTCTGAAGGACCTTATGAGAACTGAAGGAACAACAAAAGTCAGAGAGGCCCTGAAAGATTACCTGAAAGCACTTAAAACAG AGTTTACCTTGGGAATGATTCTGCCAACAAAAGCTACTGTTGGTCAGGAGCTGGCCACTGAACGAAAACTAAGTGGGAACACCATGCAA gattCTGTTTCACCACAGTCTTTGGATATAGTTGGTGTAAAAATTCCAACAGTGAAGATAGTGATGAGAGAAATCTTCAACTCTCCAGCAGCTGAACTTTACAGCATCTTCACAACTAAGGAA TTGGTACAGAAGTTTTCTAAATGTTCTGCTGTGATTGAAGCGGAGAAAGGAGGCAAACTTCAGATGTTCGATGGCTGTGTCAGCGGTGAATACACAGAATTG GTCCCAAGCCAAAGAATTGTCCTGAAGTGGAGGTGTCAAAGCTGGCCTGATG aacaTTATGCAACAGTTGCCTTGAATTTCAAGGATATGGCTGCTCAAACAGAACTGCAGTTAGAGTGCAAAGGCGTTCCTGTCTCTAATGAAGATGGTACAAGACAATGTTGGAAGAAgcagtattttgaagaaatacgTATTTTACTGCAGCAATCCAAAGACACCATGGAATGA